GGTCGAAGCACAGATGCTTATGGGTCAGAAACTCGTACGGGATGTTCGGAGCGTCGTTGACGTTCGGATACATGCCGAGGGGTGTCGTGTTCACCACGACCTGGAACGCCTTCATGGTGTTCTGGTTGAGGTCGGCGTAGCAGTAATGGAATCGGGATTCCTCACGGGTCACGAAAAAGTGCTCGATCGCCAACTTGCGAAAAACATAGCTGACCGCCTTTGCGGAACCACCGGTTCCCAGGATCAGGGCGCGACGATGGTGCGGGCGAAGGATCGGTCGGATGGCGAGTTCAAATCCCCATGCGTCCGTATTGAAGCCGTGCAATTCAAATTTTCCGTTCTCGAATCGCTGGATCCGGATCGTGTTGACCGCGCCGATCCGCTGGGAAATATCATCCAGGTTATCCAACATCGGGATGACATCCTGTTTGTACGGGATTGTCACGTTCAAACCAACCAGGTCAGGGTTGTCTCGAACGATCTTCTTCAGATCGTAAATGTTATCAGAGTCAAAATTTTCATAAACGCAATCAGTCCGTCCTTCACGCTGAAATTTTTCAGTAAAGAACTTTTTTGAGTACGAATGTTCAAGTGGGTGACCGAACAATCCGAAACGTTTCATGATGGTACTAAGGTTAGGGTTAAGATTAAGGTTCTGGTTCAACAAGCGGTTCAATAGTCGTAGCAGGGGCGAAAACTCAGCATGTCGGAATCGTTTAAGTCTTCTATCGCTCCGCGGGTCGCAGTCCGGGAAAAATAAAAGCGGTTAATGCATAAAACCTTACCAATGACGTAGCGTCATTTCTCCAGTGATTCTCGATAAGCCGAAGCTCGCAGTAGCTCCACTAATAACTCCGTCACAAATATACACACTCTTCAGCTTGAATTTTCCTATAGAAATCTTAAAAATTTGAGAAATTGCAGGACCGTAGTAGTACTACTACATTCCTTCATCTATGCTACCTGAAGTAGGCGATAAAGTCCGGTTTCTCAATGATCCGATCGAAGGAACGGTACGTCGGCTTTTGCCCAACAGCAGGGCAGAAGTAATTGATTCAGATGGATTCACCCATATTATCGAGTTGCATCAACTCGTCAGGATCGAGTTCGGACTGGATGAACAACTGACCGTTCCGGCTGAAGCGAGTTCGACTTCAAGACCCGTTGAGAAACTAGTGGAGGCCACCCAGGCTGCCACTGCTAAGTCGGCAGATACCTGGATCAGGTTCATGGATCAGGATCAGACCGTGTATGTGGCAACCGCACTCAAGAGACCGGACGCTCCATTGGTTTCCGATATTGATATCCGTTTGATCAACAACACGCATTGGACCATCCTCTTCACTGTAGCGCGTAAAATGCCGGATGTGCGATCAGGGGTACGCTCCGGTATCCTGCAGTCGAGAAAGGAGGAAAGCCTTGGCGTCTTCTCCGCGG
This genomic stretch from Bacteroidota bacterium harbors:
- a CDS encoding shikimate dehydrogenase produces the protein MKRFGLFGHPLEHSYSKKFFTEKFQREGRTDCVYENFDSDNIYDLKKIVRDNPDLVGLNVTIPYKQDVIPMLDNLDDISQRIGAVNTIRIQRFENGKFELHGFNTDAWGFELAIRPILRPHHRRALILGTGGSAKAVSYVFRKLAIEHFFVTREESRFHYCYADLNQNTMKAFQVVVNTTPLGMYPNVNDAPNIPYEFLTHKHLCFDLIYNPPQTRFLEKSKASGAFIHNGFRMLRLQAEKAWEIWNEPIYV